A genomic region of Caulobacter vibrioides contains the following coding sequences:
- a CDS encoding beta-glucosidase family protein — MTSTTLRGLSLALLIGASASALSVTPALADAAKPAAAPAHPWMDKSLDADKRADLVLKAMTNDEKFTLIFGYFGADMKPKYTRIPESLPGSAGYVAGVPRLGIPAQFQTDAGVGVATQGSAKEFRERTALPSGMATTATWNPELAFKGGAMIGKEARDSGFNVQLAGGVNLVREPRNGRNFEYGGEDPLLAGVMVAAQIRGIQSNNIISTIKHYALNAQETGRFVVSSNIDDTAARMSDLLAFQFAIEQSDPHSVMCAYNRVNSVYACESDWLLNKVLKKDWGYKGYVMSDWGAAHSSAKAANAGLDQESAGDAFDKQPFFAAPLKADLASGAVSQARVDDMARRVLRAMFASGVVDHPLTGAPLALPAETLAAHAKITQADAEEGIVLLKNDGGLLPLAKTAKTIAVIGAYADVGVLSGGGSSQVYPVGGRAVQGLEPKTWPGPVIYYPSSPLKAIAARYPGAKVVYDDGTDPARAAKLAASSDLALVFADQWTTESVDVTTLNLPKNQDATIDAVASANKKTVVVLLTGGPVLMPWLDKVGAVVEAWFPGTAGGEAIARVLTGEVDASGRLPVTFPKSVAELPRPKLDGLGKPDGEMFDVDYTLEGAAVGYKWYDLKKIEPLFAFGHGLSYTQFAYSNLTASASGDRLTVSFEVKNVGQRPGKDVPQVYVGPKAGGWEAPKRLAGFQKVSLAPGASQRVTVTVDPRLLAVWDSKAHGWSIAAGQYDIALGASSRAISSTAQVTLAARSLPVSPAAK, encoded by the coding sequence ATGACTTCGACGACCCTGCGGGGCCTCTCCCTTGCGCTGCTGATCGGCGCCTCGGCCTCGGCGCTGAGCGTCACCCCCGCCCTGGCCGACGCCGCCAAGCCGGCCGCCGCGCCCGCGCATCCGTGGATGGACAAGAGCCTGGACGCCGACAAGCGCGCGGACCTCGTGCTCAAGGCCATGACCAACGATGAGAAGTTCACGCTGATCTTTGGCTATTTCGGCGCCGACATGAAGCCGAAGTACACCCGCATTCCTGAGTCCCTGCCGGGCTCGGCGGGCTATGTCGCGGGCGTGCCGCGCCTGGGCATCCCGGCCCAGTTCCAGACCGACGCCGGCGTCGGCGTCGCCACCCAGGGCAGCGCCAAGGAATTCCGCGAGCGCACCGCCCTGCCCTCGGGCATGGCCACCACCGCGACCTGGAACCCGGAGCTGGCGTTCAAGGGCGGCGCGATGATCGGCAAGGAGGCCCGCGACTCCGGCTTCAACGTGCAGCTGGCCGGCGGCGTCAATCTGGTCCGTGAGCCGCGCAACGGCCGCAACTTCGAATATGGCGGCGAGGATCCGCTGCTGGCCGGCGTCATGGTCGCCGCCCAGATCCGGGGTATCCAGTCCAACAACATCATCTCGACCATCAAGCACTATGCGCTGAACGCCCAGGAGACCGGGCGCTTCGTGGTCAGCTCGAACATCGACGACACCGCCGCGCGGATGTCCGACCTGCTGGCGTTCCAGTTCGCCATCGAGCAGTCCGACCCGCACTCGGTGATGTGCGCCTATAACCGCGTCAATTCGGTCTATGCCTGCGAGAGCGACTGGCTGCTCAACAAGGTTCTGAAGAAGGACTGGGGCTACAAGGGCTATGTGATGTCCGACTGGGGCGCGGCCCACTCGTCGGCCAAGGCCGCCAACGCGGGCCTTGACCAGGAGTCGGCGGGCGACGCCTTCGACAAGCAGCCCTTCTTTGCCGCGCCGCTGAAAGCCGATCTCGCTTCGGGCGCCGTCAGCCAGGCTCGCGTCGACGACATGGCCCGCCGCGTGTTGCGCGCGATGTTCGCCAGCGGCGTGGTCGACCACCCGCTGACGGGCGCGCCGCTGGCCCTGCCGGCCGAGACCCTGGCCGCCCACGCCAAGATCACCCAGGCCGACGCCGAGGAAGGCATCGTGCTCCTGAAGAACGACGGCGGCCTGCTGCCCCTGGCCAAGACCGCCAAGACCATCGCCGTGATCGGCGCCTATGCCGATGTGGGCGTGCTGTCGGGCGGCGGCTCCTCGCAGGTCTATCCCGTCGGCGGCCGCGCCGTGCAGGGCCTGGAGCCCAAGACCTGGCCGGGCCCGGTGATCTACTATCCCTCGTCGCCGCTGAAGGCGATCGCCGCACGCTATCCCGGCGCCAAGGTCGTTTATGACGACGGGACCGATCCGGCCCGCGCCGCTAAGCTGGCGGCGTCCAGTGATCTCGCCCTGGTCTTCGCCGACCAGTGGACCACCGAGTCGGTCGACGTTACGACCCTGAACCTGCCCAAGAACCAGGACGCGACGATCGACGCCGTGGCCTCGGCCAACAAGAAGACGGTCGTCGTGTTGCTGACCGGCGGCCCTGTGCTGATGCCCTGGCTCGACAAGGTCGGCGCCGTGGTCGAGGCTTGGTTCCCCGGCACGGCCGGCGGCGAGGCTATCGCCCGCGTCCTGACCGGCGAGGTGGACGCCTCGGGCCGCCTGCCGGTGACCTTCCCCAAGAGCGTCGCCGAACTGCCGCGTCCCAAGCTGGACGGTCTGGGCAAGCCTGACGGCGAGATGTTCGACGTCGACTACACGCTGGAAGGCGCCGCGGTCGGCTACAAGTGGTACGACCTGAAGAAGATCGAGCCGCTATTCGCCTTCGGACACGGCCTGTCCTACACCCAGTTCGCCTATTCGAACCTGACGGCCAGCGCCTCTGGCGACAGGCTAACGGTCAGCTTCGAGGTCAAGAACGTGGGCCAGCGTCCCGGCAAGGACGTGCCTCAGGTCTATGTCGGTCCCAAGGCCGGTGGCTGGGAAGCGCCCAAGCGCCTGGCCGGCTTCCAGAAGGTTTCCCTCGCCCCCGGGGCCAGCCAGCGCGTGACCGTCACGGTCGATCCGCGCCTGCTGGCCGTCTGGGACAGCAAGGCGCACGGCTGGTCGATCGCGGCCGGCCAGTACGACATCGCCCTGGGCGCTTCGTCCCGGGCCATCTCCTCCACCGCCCAGGTCACACTGGCGGCTCGGAGCCTGCCGGTTTCCCCGGCGGCGAAGTAG
- a CDS encoding LacI family DNA-binding transcriptional regulator → MTTITDVAERAGVSPKTVSRVLNDHESVSAKTRDRVRTAMQDLGYQPSAVARSLRSQGSGSVGVLMGDPSGGYHTRVHHALLLACVETGRHLSVDLSEGPIPGWQDRVRAFVRDGGIREMILLPPECDFGPMKELMRELDVRCVMITPTTPDPQFPAIGMDDRAAAREVVEHLFSLGHTRIGHIAGHPDHAASTHRRNGFFEAYAARGLPRPSPELIVQGEFTFKTGLEAAKALLDIDNPPTAIFAANDDMAAATCMEAQRRGVRIPDDLSVVGFDDAPIAGVIWPTLTTIRQPFNQMALRAMQTFAAWNANEGAGKTNTPFLAQHSLVVRESTGPVRGDTPGGHKT, encoded by the coding sequence ATGACGACGATCACCGACGTGGCCGAGCGGGCGGGCGTCTCGCCCAAGACCGTCTCCCGCGTTCTCAACGATCATGAGAGCGTCAGCGCCAAGACGCGCGATCGCGTCCGCACGGCCATGCAGGACCTCGGCTACCAGCCCAGCGCGGTGGCGCGCAGCCTGCGCTCGCAGGGCTCGGGCTCGGTCGGCGTGCTGATGGGCGACCCGTCGGGCGGCTACCACACCCGCGTTCATCACGCTCTGCTGCTGGCCTGCGTCGAGACCGGCCGCCACCTGTCGGTCGATCTCTCCGAAGGCCCGATCCCCGGCTGGCAGGACCGCGTCCGCGCCTTCGTGCGCGACGGCGGCATCCGCGAAATGATCCTGCTGCCGCCGGAATGCGACTTTGGCCCGATGAAGGAGCTGATGCGCGAGCTGGACGTGCGCTGCGTCATGATCACGCCGACGACGCCCGACCCGCAGTTTCCCGCCATCGGCATGGACGACCGCGCCGCCGCGCGCGAGGTCGTCGAGCACCTGTTCTCGCTGGGTCACACCCGGATCGGCCACATCGCCGGCCACCCGGACCACGCCGCCAGCACCCATCGCCGCAACGGCTTCTTCGAGGCCTACGCCGCGCGCGGCCTGCCCCGCCCTTCGCCCGAGCTGATCGTGCAGGGCGAGTTCACCTTCAAGACGGGCCTGGAGGCGGCCAAGGCGCTGCTGGATATCGACAACCCGCCGACGGCGATCTTCGCGGCCAATGACGACATGGCCGCGGCGACCTGCATGGAAGCTCAGCGCCGAGGGGTTCGTATTCCCGACGACCTGTCGGTGGTGGGCTTTGATGACGCCCCGATCGCCGGGGTCATCTGGCCGACCCTGACCACCATTCGCCAGCCGTTCAACCAGATGGCCCTGCGAGCGATGCAGACCTTCGCGGCGTGGAACGCCAATGAGGGCGCCGGCAAGACCAACACGCCCTTTCTGGCGCAGCACAGCCTTGTGGTGCGCGAATCCACCGGCCCCGTGCGGGGCGATACGCCCGGCGGACACAAGACCTGA
- a CDS encoding tryptophan halogenase family protein gives MTTTHPNALRKIVIVGGGSAGWISAAMLSHYFQNGGCAVELIESEEIGTIGVGESTIPPFLQLLASLGVDEREFIQATQASFKLGIRFEDWKQKGQRYYHPFGAIGGPIGPHEFYQCWLRAKANGHPSNLQDFAPGTVMADQWKFIPPMKAQRTLIAGASYALHVDARLVAKFLRDYAEARGVKRTEGIVTDVVTHPDGSVAKVIMKDGREVEGDLFIDCTGFRSLLIGKTLDVPFNDWSDMLLCDRAVVVQTENVGAPHPYTVSKAEDAGWRWRIPLQHRAGNGYVFSSRHLSDDAARATLVQNVEGQMLMNPMFIAFKTGMRQRLWHKNVVAVGLAGGFIEPLESTALHLIYRGMDFLLRFFPDRDFDPALAAEYNRRMTADYEEIRDFIVLHYCTTQRDDTPFWRDVRNAPIPDSLKERMALFQAQGVLREGVDDMFRNPSWQSVMEGMGVRPRRYQQLVDTAPYDVIAQTLDQSAPILAAQVAGLPSHGEFLEKHCPAPKPEAVVAPFGAVA, from the coding sequence ATGACCACCACCCACCCCAACGCGCTTCGCAAGATCGTCATCGTCGGCGGCGGCTCGGCCGGCTGGATCTCGGCGGCGATGCTCAGCCACTACTTCCAGAACGGCGGCTGCGCGGTCGAGCTGATCGAGTCCGAGGAGATCGGCACCATCGGGGTGGGGGAGTCGACCATCCCGCCGTTCCTGCAACTGCTGGCCAGCCTGGGCGTCGACGAGCGCGAATTCATTCAGGCCACCCAGGCCAGTTTCAAGCTGGGCATCCGCTTCGAGGACTGGAAGCAGAAGGGCCAGCGCTACTACCACCCGTTCGGCGCCATCGGCGGTCCTATCGGTCCGCACGAGTTCTACCAGTGCTGGCTGCGCGCCAAGGCCAACGGCCATCCGTCGAACCTGCAGGACTTCGCGCCCGGCACGGTGATGGCCGACCAGTGGAAGTTCATCCCGCCCATGAAGGCCCAGCGCACCCTGATCGCCGGGGCCAGCTACGCCCTGCACGTCGATGCGCGCCTGGTGGCCAAGTTCCTGCGCGACTATGCCGAGGCCCGGGGCGTCAAGCGCACCGAGGGCATCGTCACCGACGTGGTCACCCACCCCGACGGCTCGGTCGCCAAGGTGATCATGAAGGACGGCCGCGAGGTCGAGGGCGATCTCTTCATCGACTGCACCGGCTTCCGGTCGCTGCTGATCGGCAAGACCCTGGACGTGCCGTTCAACGACTGGTCGGACATGCTGCTGTGCGACCGCGCCGTCGTGGTGCAGACCGAAAACGTCGGCGCGCCGCACCCCTACACCGTGTCCAAGGCCGAAGACGCCGGCTGGCGCTGGCGCATCCCGCTGCAGCACCGGGCCGGCAACGGTTACGTCTTCAGCTCACGGCATCTCAGCGACGACGCGGCCCGCGCCACCCTCGTTCAGAACGTCGAGGGCCAGATGCTGATGAACCCGATGTTCATCGCCTTCAAAACCGGCATGCGCCAGCGCCTGTGGCACAAGAACGTCGTGGCTGTGGGCCTGGCCGGCGGCTTCATCGAGCCGCTGGAGTCGACGGCCCTGCACCTCATCTATCGCGGCATGGACTTCCTGCTGCGGTTCTTCCCCGACCGCGACTTCGACCCGGCCCTGGCGGCCGAGTACAACCGCCGCATGACCGCCGACTACGAGGAGATCCGCGACTTCATCGTGCTGCACTATTGCACCACGCAGCGCGACGACACCCCGTTCTGGCGCGACGTCCGCAACGCCCCGATCCCCGACAGCCTCAAGGAGCGCATGGCGCTGTTCCAGGCCCAGGGCGTGCTGCGCGAGGGCGTCGACGACATGTTCCGAAACCCGTCCTGGCAGTCGGTGATGGAGGGCATGGGCGTGCGCCCGCGCCGCTACCAGCAACTGGTCGACACCGCGCCCTACGACGTCATCGCCCAGACCCTGGACCAGTCCGCCCCGATCCTGGCGGCCCAGGTGGCGGGCCTGCCCAGCCACGGGGAGTTCCTGGAGAAGCACTGCCCGGCCCCGAAGCCGGAAGCGGTGGTCGCGCCGTTTGGGGCGGTGGCGTAG
- a CDS encoding Gfo/Idh/MocA family protein, with protein MIRIGIVGLGKIAHDQHLPAIGGDPRFSLVAAASHGRPAHGDLPVFHDIDELLAQGPAVDAVALCTPPQVRRETALTALRAGKHVFLEKPPGVTVGEVHELAAVARDQGVVLFTSWHSRFAAGVPQAKAWLAERRLHKLAIEWREDVRRWHPGQAWIWQAGGMGVFDPAINALSILTEIMPAEVFVTAAQLQVPENVQAPIAGHVDMTTVDGVPITADLDFLQTGPQTWDITAWTDDGVLKLSLGGAELTIDGQAIEVGENREYPGLYDRFATLIAEGRSEVDVRPLSLVADAFLVGDRERVEAFVE; from the coding sequence GTGATCCGGATCGGCATCGTCGGCCTGGGCAAGATCGCCCACGACCAGCATCTTCCCGCGATCGGCGGGGATCCGCGCTTTTCCCTGGTCGCGGCCGCCAGCCACGGACGTCCGGCCCACGGCGATTTGCCGGTTTTCCACGATATCGATGAGCTTCTGGCCCAAGGCCCGGCGGTGGACGCCGTGGCCCTGTGCACCCCGCCGCAAGTGCGGCGCGAGACGGCGCTGACGGCGCTGCGCGCGGGCAAGCACGTATTTCTCGAAAAGCCGCCGGGCGTGACGGTCGGCGAGGTCCATGAGCTGGCCGCCGTCGCCCGCGACCAGGGGGTCGTCCTGTTCACCAGCTGGCACTCGCGCTTCGCGGCCGGCGTGCCCCAGGCCAAGGCCTGGCTGGCGGAGCGGCGCTTGCACAAGCTGGCCATCGAATGGCGTGAAGACGTCCGTCGCTGGCATCCGGGCCAGGCCTGGATCTGGCAGGCCGGCGGCATGGGCGTCTTCGATCCGGCCATCAACGCCCTGTCGATCCTGACCGAGATCATGCCCGCCGAGGTGTTCGTCACCGCCGCGCAGCTGCAGGTTCCGGAGAACGTCCAGGCCCCGATCGCCGGCCATGTGGACATGACCACCGTGGACGGCGTGCCGATCACCGCCGATCTCGACTTCCTGCAGACCGGCCCGCAGACCTGGGACATCACCGCCTGGACCGACGACGGCGTGCTGAAGCTGTCGCTGGGCGGGGCCGAGCTGACGATCGACGGCCAGGCGATAGAGGTCGGCGAAAATCGCGAATATCCCGGCCTCTACGACCGCTTCGCCACCCTGATCGCCGAGGGGCGCTCAGAGGTCGATGTGCGCCCGCTGTCGCTGGTGGCCGATGCGTTCCTGGTGGGGGATCGCGAGCGCGTCGAGGCGTTTGTGGAGTGA
- a CDS encoding tryptophan halogenase family protein: MQDNRIRKLVIVGGGTAGWMAAAALRRHFHGGPLEITLVESEDIGTVGVGEATIPTIRGFYQQLGLSDIEVMRATQATCKLGIRFNGWLREGAAFIHPFGHFGQDLRGVPFHHYWRKLAQAGEPTDIADYSLGASLAAAGKFMAPPRNPTSTLSVFDWALHFDAGLFAQLMRRVAEDNGVRRIEGKITKVNLRPEDGFVASLDLEGGARVEGDLFIDCSGFRGLLIEEALHTGYESWSDLLFCDRAWAVQSEGQGDPPPYTDVTAHSAGWRWRIPLQHRYGNGYVFSSRHISDEDALAELKAAVPDPLLHEPRLIRFNPGRRKQVWNKNVIALGLASGFLEPLESTSIALIETGVEKIKALFPDRDFALELADEFNDWSRREMERVRDFIILHYWANKRGDTAFWRDCNAVTLPDTLQRKIDLFVGRGHFVRYRWEMFAPPSWMAIYAGFELLPSAVDPSLDGVDPKALSAPLAEMRKAVREVVASAPPHQAFLDQYCRPAQTQASSAAE; the protein is encoded by the coding sequence ATGCAGGATAATCGGATCCGCAAGCTGGTGATCGTCGGCGGGGGAACCGCCGGCTGGATGGCGGCTGCGGCCCTGCGGCGGCACTTCCACGGCGGTCCGCTGGAGATCACGCTGGTCGAGTCCGAGGACATCGGCACGGTCGGCGTCGGCGAGGCGACCATCCCCACCATTCGCGGCTTCTACCAGCAGCTGGGCCTGTCCGACATCGAGGTGATGCGGGCCACGCAAGCGACCTGCAAGCTGGGCATCCGCTTCAACGGCTGGCTGCGCGAGGGCGCCGCGTTCATCCACCCCTTCGGTCATTTCGGCCAGGACCTGCGGGGCGTTCCGTTCCATCACTATTGGCGCAAGCTGGCCCAGGCGGGCGAGCCCACCGACATCGCCGACTATTCGCTGGGCGCGTCCCTGGCCGCCGCCGGCAAGTTCATGGCCCCGCCGCGCAACCCGACCTCGACCCTGTCGGTCTTCGACTGGGCCCTGCACTTCGATGCGGGCCTTTTCGCCCAGCTGATGCGCCGGGTCGCCGAGGACAACGGCGTGCGCCGGATCGAGGGCAAGATCACCAAGGTCAACCTGCGCCCCGAAGACGGCTTTGTCGCCTCGCTCGACTTGGAAGGCGGCGCGCGCGTCGAGGGCGATCTCTTCATCGACTGCTCGGGCTTCCGGGGCCTGTTGATCGAGGAGGCGCTGCACACCGGCTACGAGTCGTGGAGCGATCTCCTCTTCTGTGACCGCGCCTGGGCCGTGCAGAGCGAAGGGCAGGGCGACCCGCCGCCCTATACCGACGTCACCGCCCACAGCGCCGGCTGGCGCTGGCGCATCCCGCTGCAGCACCGCTACGGCAATGGCTATGTCTTCTCCTCGCGCCACATCAGCGACGAAGACGCCCTGGCCGAGCTGAAGGCCGCCGTGCCCGATCCCTTGCTGCACGAACCGCGCCTGATCCGCTTCAATCCCGGCCGCCGCAAGCAGGTCTGGAACAAGAACGTCATCGCCCTGGGCCTGGCGTCCGGTTTCCTCGAACCGCTGGAGAGCACCTCGATCGCCCTCATCGAGACGGGCGTCGAGAAGATCAAGGCGCTGTTCCCGGACCGCGATTTCGCGCTCGAACTGGCCGACGAGTTCAACGACTGGTCCCGCCGCGAGATGGAGCGCGTGCGCGACTTCATCATCCTGCACTACTGGGCCAACAAGAGAGGCGACACGGCCTTCTGGCGCGACTGCAACGCCGTGACCTTGCCCGATACGCTGCAGCGCAAGATCGACCTCTTCGTGGGGCGCGGCCACTTCGTGCGCTATCGCTGGGAGATGTTCGCCCCGCCCAGCTGGATGGCGATCTATGCGGGCTTTGAGCTGCTGCCCAGCGCTGTCGATCCCAGCCTGGACGGCGTCGACCCCAAGGCGCTCAGCGCCCCGCTGGCCGAAATGCGCAAGGCCGTGCGCGAGGTCGTCGCCTCGGCCCCGCCGCATCAGGCTTTCCTGGATCAGTATTGCCGTCCCGCGCAGACCCAAGCCTCCAGCGCGGCGGAGTAG
- a CDS encoding TonB-dependent receptor, producing the protein MSQEARKSVLKRGLTLALVAGASQLALTSGAFAQQAAGDTQVEEVVVTGVRGSQLKSVDLKRKEAAIVDAISAEDIGKLPDVTIADSLQRISGVQIQRNAGEGATVNIRGLAQVITLLNGEQYLSAGNMGSAQPNLLDVPSQLMNQVLVYKSTNPRNALSGISGTLDLKTRRPFDFKNGFTLTGAAEAQRGERTKEDDYLVNGVVNWRNDRVGLMLSAAASKANLGNNSSGVVGLSGNNDWGGSAATNFVSPHGFESFNRVVERERLGVNASFQADLGEGFTLIAEGFYAKLDEYNRGAGINISNRWDGGAFGVWTKPTVSQNTGVNSPANGRPWAAVDEYDIDAWWVNSFSVNRTTKSESKNYNLELKYDNGGPFTSEVRAIRASGDRLSMNGQAQGDLSNWQYGPNRFNLFRDANDRTRGPFYPKAICDQYPSAQRSNAVVGSAGGCYLNPNPQGYGQNPQLHYNISGDHPVWSGFDRPITGGLGAGKSLKDYMANKDSYAIGAFSSEGNNEVASDMNVFRAEGHYRFDDKFLGFITKIDAGVRQSDRSVSVEQFHLFSGFYGGVPGAVQANGSAIPAGGCEAQWKAIDVVMSQNQCQAGEFVPDPITGKPVFQGYTVNRPTKLSTYNNVLWVDDLGGVTSGIPGFWAIDPNDFDDAEAFHKKVFGGAIRVTVPGQTYDVTMKEQSAYGAANFEIGKLHGDFGLRVIQTELNVKQNLTGDTRNYGDTNADAGDSVSKRKYTDWLPSLNAVYDVNDNWKFRFAYAKTMQPLDLGNYGGGLSIFTADCGAALPNVRCVTGASASGNPNLDPWRASNFDGAVEYYFGRASMLNISAFQLKIDSFVTGGTTTGRFPDQDGVIRRTVNVSLPVQGDGGSVKGLEVGAKVAFSDILPDMGVISNFGVDTNYTYSPSHESRLDLAGDEIPFFDNSKHQFNLVGWYQDDKLQARVAYNYRTDRLSGTMGGGGNAVIPVMQKATGYVDVNVSYNVRDNVTVYFNGSNVTGEIEDYYLRFAKGQTQYANQNEFEPRYTLGIRARW; encoded by the coding sequence TTGTCACAGGAAGCAAGGAAATCCGTGCTCAAGCGCGGACTGACGCTGGCGCTGGTCGCCGGCGCGTCGCAACTGGCCCTGACCAGCGGGGCCTTCGCCCAGCAGGCGGCCGGCGACACGCAAGTCGAGGAGGTCGTCGTCACCGGCGTCCGCGGCTCGCAACTGAAATCGGTTGATCTCAAGCGCAAGGAAGCCGCGATCGTCGACGCGATCTCGGCCGAAGACATCGGCAAGCTGCCGGACGTCACCATCGCCGACTCGCTGCAGCGCATCTCGGGCGTGCAGATCCAGCGCAACGCTGGTGAAGGCGCCACCGTCAACATTCGCGGTCTGGCCCAGGTCATCACCCTGCTGAACGGCGAACAGTATCTCAGCGCCGGCAACATGGGCTCGGCCCAGCCGAACCTGCTGGACGTGCCCTCGCAGCTGATGAACCAGGTGCTGGTCTACAAGTCGACCAACCCGCGCAACGCCCTGTCGGGCATCTCGGGCACCCTGGACCTGAAGACCCGCCGTCCGTTCGACTTCAAGAACGGCTTCACCCTGACGGGCGCGGCCGAAGCCCAGCGCGGCGAACGCACCAAGGAAGACGATTACCTGGTCAACGGCGTCGTGAACTGGCGCAATGACCGCGTCGGCCTGATGCTGTCGGCCGCCGCCAGCAAGGCCAACCTCGGCAACAACTCGTCGGGCGTCGTCGGCCTGTCGGGCAACAACGACTGGGGCGGTTCGGCCGCGACCAACTTCGTCTCGCCGCACGGCTTCGAAAGCTTCAACCGCGTGGTCGAGCGCGAGCGTCTGGGCGTCAACGCCTCGTTCCAGGCTGACCTGGGCGAAGGCTTCACCCTGATCGCCGAAGGCTTCTACGCCAAGCTCGACGAGTACAACCGCGGCGCCGGCATCAACATCTCCAACCGTTGGGACGGCGGCGCGTTCGGCGTGTGGACCAAGCCCACCGTCTCGCAGAACACCGGCGTCAACAGCCCGGCCAACGGCCGTCCGTGGGCCGCCGTCGACGAATATGACATCGACGCCTGGTGGGTGAACTCGTTCTCGGTCAACCGCACCACCAAGTCGGAATCGAAGAACTACAACCTCGAACTGAAGTACGACAACGGCGGTCCGTTCACCTCGGAAGTCCGCGCCATCCGCGCCAGCGGCGATCGTCTCAGCATGAACGGTCAGGCCCAGGGCGACCTGTCGAACTGGCAGTATGGTCCGAACCGCTTCAACCTGTTCCGTGACGCCAACGACCGCACGCGCGGTCCGTTCTATCCCAAGGCGATCTGCGACCAGTATCCGTCGGCCCAACGCAGCAACGCCGTCGTCGGCAGCGCCGGCGGCTGCTATCTGAACCCGAACCCGCAGGGTTACGGCCAGAACCCGCAGCTGCACTACAACATCAGCGGCGATCACCCGGTGTGGAGCGGCTTCGACCGTCCGATCACCGGCGGTCTGGGCGCGGGCAAGTCGCTCAAGGACTACATGGCCAACAAGGACAGCTACGCGATCGGCGCGTTCTCGTCTGAGGGCAACAACGAAGTCGCCTCGGACATGAACGTGTTCCGCGCCGAGGGCCACTACCGCTTCGACGATAAGTTCCTGGGCTTCATCACCAAGATCGACGCCGGCGTTCGCCAGAGCGACCGTTCGGTCAGCGTCGAGCAGTTCCACCTGTTCTCGGGCTTCTACGGCGGCGTCCCCGGCGCTGTGCAGGCCAACGGCTCGGCCATCCCGGCCGGCGGCTGCGAGGCCCAGTGGAAGGCCATCGACGTCGTCATGAGCCAGAACCAGTGCCAGGCCGGCGAGTTCGTGCCTGATCCGATCACCGGCAAGCCGGTGTTCCAAGGCTATACCGTCAACCGTCCGACCAAGCTCAGCACCTATAACAACGTGCTGTGGGTCGACGATCTCGGCGGCGTGACCTCGGGCATCCCGGGCTTCTGGGCCATCGATCCGAACGACTTCGACGACGCGGAAGCCTTCCACAAGAAGGTGTTCGGCGGCGCCATCCGCGTCACTGTCCCGGGCCAGACCTATGACGTGACCATGAAGGAGCAGAGCGCCTACGGCGCGGCCAACTTCGAGATCGGCAAGCTGCACGGCGACTTCGGCCTGCGCGTGATCCAGACCGAACTGAATGTGAAGCAGAACCTGACGGGCGACACCCGCAACTACGGCGACACCAACGCCGACGCGGGCGACTCGGTCAGCAAGCGCAAGTACACCGACTGGCTGCCGTCGCTGAACGCCGTCTATGACGTCAACGACAACTGGAAGTTCCGCTTCGCCTACGCCAAGACCATGCAACCGCTGGATCTGGGCAACTATGGCGGCGGTCTCTCGATCTTCACCGCCGACTGCGGCGCGGCCCTGCCGAACGTCCGCTGCGTCACCGGCGCCAGCGCCTCGGGCAACCCGAACCTGGATCCGTGGCGGGCCTCCAACTTCGACGGCGCCGTCGAGTACTACTTCGGTCGCGCCTCGATGCTGAACATCTCGGCCTTCCAGCTGAAGATCGACAGCTTCGTGACCGGCGGCACCACCACGGGCCGCTTCCCCGACCAGGACGGCGTCATCCGTCGCACCGTCAATGTCAGCCTGCCCGTCCAGGGCGATGGCGGTTCGGTGAAGGGTCTGGAAGTCGGCGCCAAGGTCGCCTTCAGCGACATCCTGCCCGACATGGGCGTGATCTCGAACTTCGGTGTGGACACCAACTACACCTACTCGCCCAGCCACGAGAGCCGTCTGGACCTCGCCGGCGACGAGATCCCGTTCTTCGACAACTCCAAGCACCAGTTCAACCTGGTGGGTTGGTACCAGGACGACAAGCTGCAGGCCCGCGTGGCCTACAATTACCGGACCGACCGTCTGTCGGGCACCATGGGCGGCGGCGGCAACGCGGTCATCCCGGTCATGCAGAAGGCCACCGGCTATGTCGACGTGAACGTCAGCTACAACGTTCGCGACAACGTCACCGTCTACTTCAACGGGTCGAACGTCACCGGCGAGATCGAGGACTACTACCTCCGCTTCGCCAAGGGTCAGACCCAATACGCCAACCAGAACGAGTTCGAGCCCCGCTACACGCTGGGTATCCGCGCGCGCTGGTAG